The DNA segment TCGTGCCGGCGGCGTACTCGCCCGCGATGACCACCGTGCCGCCACGTGCCAGCGGACACATCACGTCGATGACCTTGATCCCTGTCTCGAGCAGCTCTGGCGGGCCGCCTGGTTCCAGGGCCGCTCCGGGCAGGAGGCGAACCGCTCCGTCCAGCGCCTCTCGACTGACCGGCGCCTCGGCGCGTCGGCCGGAGCTCAGCACGGTCATGCCGGGTGAGAGCCCTTCGATCGGCGACATGGGAATACAGCGAACGACGCCGTTCTCCAGCAGCTGGACCACCTGCACCGCGACGGCCCGTCGCCGGCCCTCGTCGCTCACGGTGAGCTCCGTGAGGGGGTCCGGCAACCTGGTCGGATCGAAGAGAACCTCGACGACCCCCTCCCGGGCCCGCACGATCCGGCCGATGCGAGCGGCGAAGCCGTCGGGGAGCCGATGCGCTTCCAGCGTGTCCTTGACCATGGTCAGCGTCCTCCGTTTGAGCCGCGTCCTCGCTGCATGCAGCCGGTTGTTCACCGTCGTCAGGGGCAGGCCGAGGAACGTCGCGATGTCCTGCTGGGTGCAATCGTGCACGTAGAAGAGCGTCACGATCTCGCGCAGGGGCGCCGGCAGGCGGGCGATGGCGCCCAGGACGGCGACGATCTGCTGCCCTTGCTCGAGCCGGTCACCCGGCCGCGACTCCTCGGCGGCCAGAGCCTCGGCGGCGGCCAGGGGAAGGGCCTCGATCTCTCTCTGCCTCACGAGCCGGTAGGCCTGGTGGCGGACAATCCCCCGGAACCAGCCGGGAAACGCAGCCGGATCGGCGAGAGTGAGGAGCCCCGAACCAGGCGGCAACGAAGGCTTCCTGGACGACGTCTTCCGCCTGCTGGAGGTCCCGCACGATGGACAGCGCATAGCCGAAGGCCATGTGCTGGAAGCGTCGGGTTACTTCCGCGAACGCGTCCAGGTCGCCCTGCTTGGCCCGGCCGATCAGCTGCTCCAGGTCCATGCCGTCCCCCTTGCCAATAGGTGCCACGGGCGGCCGGTCACCTTTAGGCAAAGTTAGAGCCGCCGGCTCCCCTGCTACGGGCGTGCCGCGAGAAATTCCAGGAGGGCGTGGAGGAAGCGCTCGGAGTCTTCGACGACGGCGCAGTGCATGGCGCCTTGGAGAATGAGCAGCTCCGAGCCCGCGATGCGCTCGAGGATGACGCGGGCCATGGCGGGCGGGGTGCCGGGGTCCTGCTCGCCGACCACGACCAGCGCCGGGCAGCGGATGGCGCCGATGCGGTCCGTCAGGTCCACGAAGCCGATGGCGCGGATGGCGGCGGCGTAGCCGCGCGGGTCGCTCTTGCGCAGCATAGTGGCGATGCGCTCGACCACGTCCGGGTGTCGGGCGCGGAACGCCTCGGTAAACCAGATCGCCATGGTGCGGTCGACGAGGGCCGCGGTCATGCCATCGCTCTCTGCCACGCGGATGCGGTCATCCCACATCGGGCGCACGGCGGGGCCGTAGCAGGCAGTGGTGTCGCAGAGCACGAGGCTCTGGATCCTCGACGGACGCGTGAGCGCCGCGGTCATGCCGATGAGCCCGCCCATGGAGACGCCCACGAAGTGCGTCTCCTCTATGCCGAGGAAATCCAGGAGATCGAAGAGATCGCCCGCCATCTGCTCGAGGGTGTAGGGGCCCGGCGGATTCTCGGAGCCGCCGTGGCCGCGCACGTCGTAACGCAGGACGCGGAAGCGCTTCGTGAGGGCCGCCACGTGGTCGTCCCAGAGGGCGAGCGTGGCGCCCAGCGGGTGGGTCAGCGTGACGACGGGCGCGCCGGAAGGGCCTTCGAGGCGGTAGTTGGTCTTCATCGCGAACCCCCTCACTCTCTCAGCCCTCGCCTCACCGCTCGAAACGAGCGTCTCGGCTCGAACTTCGGCCCTCTCCCCCGGTGGGGGAGAGGGGTTTTATTGGCGGAAGCGCGGCATGACCTCGCGCGCGAAGAGCTCCATGGAGCGGCGCACTCGCTCCTGGGAGAGGCCGCCG comes from the Candidatus Rokuibacteriota bacterium genome and includes:
- a CDS encoding alpha/beta fold hydrolase, giving the protein MKTNYRLEGPSGAPVVTLTHPLGATLALWDDHVAALTKRFRVLRYDVRGHGGSENPPGPYTLEQMAGDLFDLLDFLGIEETHFVGVSMGGLIGMTAALTRPSRIQSLVLCDTTACYGPAVRPMWDDRIRVAESDGMTAALVDRTMAIWFTEAFRARHPDVVERIATMLRKSDPRGYAAAIRAIGFVDLTDRIGAIRCPALVVVGEQDPGTPPAMARVILERIAGSELLILQGAMHCAVVEDSERFLHALLEFLAARP
- a CDS encoding sigma-70 family RNA polymerase sigma factor; its protein translation is MPPGSGLLTLADPAAFPGWFRGIVRHQAYRLVRQREIEALPLAAAEALAAEESRPGDRLEQGQQIVAVLGAIARLPAPLREIVTLFYVHDCTQQDIATFLGLPLTTVNNRLHAARTRLKRRTLTMVKDTLEAHRLPDGFAARIGRIVRAREGVVEVLFDPTRLPDPLTELTVSDEGRRRAVAVQVVQLLENGVVRCIPMSPIEGLSPGMTVLSSGRRAEAPVSREALDGAVRLLPGAALEPGGPPELLETGIKVIDVMCPLARGGTVVIAGEYAAGTMVVTEEVCRRVHSKPGGVSMFTFIPPGPGLSFQEVWAKEGFTGGTAGTVQTFYFIGEEEWTTERLSALPAVDAVIRLSRELARQGIYPTVDAIISRSRLLDQKLVDHDHAEVAAQVREALTACTAGSTGPAALSEAADPSTRRARKLLRFFSQPFFVAEPYTKQPGLYVSREDALRGCRAILSGECDAVPEQAFYFTGTLEDVMRKARGA